Proteins from a genomic interval of Rosa chinensis cultivar Old Blush chromosome 2, RchiOBHm-V2, whole genome shotgun sequence:
- the LOC112188615 gene encoding glutamic acid-rich protein has protein sequence MTQFLSRSLSLYNCEGHSSYSKPAMATSEEKTNNTKEGNNLLGSPTFKELDNGRFQCVETGHQLLAKDIESYSQSKRCRLGLIEFALSHKKPPLNMFKQDPLSRSKLVCKLTEDTINKSEEHIWKHINGKRFLNKLEEMEEQKLTVNEMEEELDDHKPEKVSKPGKDGARKEKKEKKKKKKKKKEEEEEAKEEDDGDDEIISEIPKSPSEENDSEEAEFWIPPPGARWDFDDGGDRWGSDSESVSNDENKSDEVDGIVEDDDEESEEISMRTKRMSIEIGPSSFASRKKKSKKNTA, from the exons ATGACCCAATTTCTCTCTCGctccctctctctctataaCTGCGAAGGTCATAGTAGCTATAGCAAACCAGCAATGGCCACGAGTGAGGAGAAGACCAACAATACTAAAGAAGGGAACAACCTACTGGGCTCGCCGACCTTCAAGGAGCTCGATAATGGTCGCTTCCAGTGCGTCGAGACTGGCCACCAATTACTGGCCAAAGACATTGAATCCTACTCTCAGAGCAAACGGTGCCGTTTGGGTCTCATCGAATTCGCACTCTCTCATAAGAAGCCTCCTCTCAACATGTTCAAGCAGGACCCTCTTTCTCG TTCAAAGTTGGTGTGTAAGCTAACCGAGGATACCATCAATAAGTCAGAGGAACACATTTGGAAGCATATTAATGGGAAACGATTCCTCAACAAACTGG AAGAAATGGAAGAACAAAAGTTGACAGTAAATGAAATGGAAGAAGAGCTGGATGATCACAAACCTGAAAAAGTATCTAAGCCAGGCAAAGATGGTGCCAGGAAggagaaaaaggagaagaaaaagaagaagaagaagaagaaggaggaggaggaggaggcaaaGGAGGaggatgatggtgatgatgagatTATCTCTGAAATACCCAAGTCTCCTAGTGAGGAAAATGATTCTGAAGAAGCTGAGTTCTGGATCCCTCCACCAGGAGCACGTTGGGATTTTGATGATGGCGGTGACAGATGGGGTTCCGATTCAGAGTCAGTGAGCAATGACGAGAACAAAAGTGACGAGGTTGATGGAATTG ttgaagatgatgatgaggagTCAGAAGAGATCTCAATGCG GACAAAAAGAATGTCCATAGAAATTGGACCAAGCAGCTTTGCatccagaaagaagaagagtaaAAAGAACACTGCATGA
- the LOC112188616 gene encoding WEB family protein At3g51220, with product METQNLQTLPVPHDYHANVDSSRPFRSVKEAVAVFGERLLLGEFFSSPSPKPPQLLPCYTEQEVETSSPRNKSVISSPSTSADPHSKESDNVLDSLKKLEAELEETKVELKMLKERESETEVALATLNAELHKNMSKLAQAEAAAAAKAAASSDHHVISSMRSNSEEAEKSVKKDQWSMIRMEDTTTLAQILSISSQHENQGGYYGSGGKRERNYKMMKKKPIVPLLQDLFSWKKGSSTPLHDHIYSSPKLYY from the coding sequence ATGGAGACCCAAAATCTTCAAACCCTTCCAGTACCTCATGATTACCACGCCAATGTTGACAGTTCACGACCCTTCCGCTCCGTCAAGGAAGCTGTTGCCGTCTTTGGAGAGCGGCTTCTCCTCGGAGAGTTCTTCTCATCACCATCCCCTAAACCGCCGCAGCTGCTGCCATGTTACACCGAGCAAGAAGTAGAAACTTCTTCACCAAGGAACAAGTCTGTCATCTCATCACCAAGTACTAGTGCTGATCCACATAGTAAAGAAAGTGATAATGTTTTGGATAGTCTCAAGAAACTTGAGGCTGAGCTTGAGGAAACAAAGGTGGAGTTGAAGATGCTCAAGGAGAGAGAGTCCGAAACCGAGGTGGCCTTGGCAACCTTGAATGCAGAGCTTCACAAGAACATGTCCAAGTTGGCTCAGGCTGAGGCGGCCGCAGCAGCAAAAGCAGCGGCTAGTAGTGATCACCATGTTATCAGTTCGATGAGATCAAATTCGGAGGAAGCAGAGAAGAGTGTTAAGAAGGATCAGTGGTCGATGATAAGGATGGAGGACACTACTACTTTGGCTCAGATATTAAGCATTAGTTCTCAACATGAGAATCAAGGTGGTTATTATGGGAGCggaggaaaaagagagaggaattataagatgatgaagaagaagcctATTGTTCCTCTTCTGCAGGACTTGTTTTCCTGGAAAAAGGGGTCGTCTACTCCTCTCCATGACCATATTTATTCGTCTCCGAAACTCTACTATTGA
- the LOC112187485 gene encoding uridine kinase-like protein 5: protein MDSEAVASSLSIGIKHHLSLQSNNASSSSSPRAPTKQSFFIGVAGGTASGKTTVCNLIISQLRDQRVVLVNQDSFYHSLNEEKLKTVHEYNFDHPESFDTELLLSCMEKLKLGQAVSIPNYDFKTHQSIEPARQVNPSDIIILEGILVLHDPRVRDLMNMKIFVDTDSDVRLSRRIQRDTVERGRNIQNVLEQYTKFVKPSFDEFILPSKKYADIIIPRGGDNDVAIDLIVQHIHTKLGQHDLCKIYPNLFLIFSTFQIRGMHTLIRDAQTTKHDFVFYSDRLIRLVVEHGLGHLPFQEQQIITPTGSIYSGVVFCKRLCGVSVIRSGESMENALRACCKGIKIGKILIHGEGNSGRQLIYEKLPKDISSRHVLFLDPVLSSGNSAIKAISLLLSKGVPESNIIFLNLIAAPEGIHAVLKRFPMLKLVTSEIDLSLNEDLRVIPGMGEFGDRYFGTDSNETGTGSSSSSSSKTPK, encoded by the exons ATGGATTCTGAAGCCGTGGCTTCTTCATTGAGCATTGGCATCAAACACCATCTCTCTCTCCAATCTAATAATGCATCCTCCTCCTCTAGTCCCAGGGCCCCAACTAAGCAATCCTTTTTCATTG GTGTCGCTGGAGGAACTGCATCTGGAAAAACTACAGTGTGCAATTTGATCATCTCCCAGCTCCGTGATCAGCGTGTTGTTTTAGTAAATCAA GATTCATTTTATCACTCCTTGAATGAGGAGAAGTTGAAGACGGTGCATGAATACAACTTTGACCATCCTG AGTCCTTTGATACGGAGTTGTTGCTTTCTTGTATGGAGAAATTAAAGCTTGGACAGGCAGTTAGCATCccaaattatgattttaagaCCCATCAAAGCATAGAACCCGCTCGCCAG GTTAACCCCTCAGACATTATCATTTTAGAAGGAATACTTGTTCTCCATGATCCTCGTGTCCGTGATCTCATGAACATGAAAATCTTCGTCGACACAG ACTCTGATGTACGGCTCTCTAGGAGAATTCAACGTGATACTGTAGAAAGAGGCAGAAATATACAGAATGTGCTTGAACAA TATACCAAATTCGTGAAGCCTAGTTTTGATGAATTCATATTGCCCTCGAAAAAGTATGCAGATATAATCATTCCTCGAGGTGGAGATAATGATGTTGCCATTGACTTGATAGTGCAACATATTCATACAAAGCTTGGCCAACATGATCTGTGTAAAATATATCCAAATCTTTTCCTTATCTTTTCCACATTTCAG ATACGAGGAATGCATACATTAATCCGTGATGCCCAAACAACAAAGCATGACTTTGTCTTTTACTCAGACCGACTTATTCGATTG GTTGTGGAGCATGGGCTAGGTCATCTTCCCTTCCAAGAACAACAGATTATTACCCCAACAG GATCTATATACAGTGGAGTTGTTTTCTGTAAAAGGTTGTGTGGTGTTTCTGTTATTAGAAG TGGAGAAAGCATGGAGAATGCTCTCAGAGCATGTTGTAAGGGAATAAAAATCGGAAAAATCCTCATCCACGGAGAGGGTAACAGTGGTCGACAG TTAATCTATGAGAAGCTACCGAAAGACATCTCAAGCCGCCATGTCTTATTCCTCGATCCTGTTCTGTCTTCAG GAAACTCTGCCATCAAAGCTATATCTCTGCTACTCAGTAAGGGTGTACCAGAATCCAACATCATCTTCCTTAACCTTATAGCA GCACCGGAGGGAATACATGCGGTTTTGAAGAGATTTCCAATGCTAAAACTTGTTACATCAGAGATTGACTTATCTTTGAATGAAGATTTGCGTGTGATCCCAGGAATGGGAGAGTTTGGAGATCGTTATTTTGGTACAGATAGTAATGAGACCGGTACTGGTTCAAGTTCGAGTTCAAGCTCAAAGACACCTAAATAA
- the LOC112187484 gene encoding probable methyltransferase PMT9 yields MKHRNDVSFPKLLKSVLLGLTVCLGLLCFYYGWSFAPGSRRSDHEEFDPVFGGSLAHRRRREAEAEAEPPKSIPICDMQFSELIPCLDRNLIYQLKLKVNLTLMEHYERHCPPPERRYNCLIPPPLGYKVPVRWPTSRDEVWKANIPHTSLAEEKSDQNWMVVNGDKINFPGGGTHFHTGADKYIVALSKMLKFPDFKFNNGGNIRNVLDVGCGVASFGAYLLSHHVIAMSLAPNDAHENQIQFALERGIPATLGILGTKRLTYPSRSFELAHCSRCRIDWLQRDGILLLELDRLLRPGGYFVYTSPEAYAHDPENQKIWNAMSDLSKRMCWKVAAKKDQSVVWAKPLTNSCYLKRDPSTQPPLCNSDDDPDAIWNVSMKTCISQYSAKVHRDRGSRLAPWPQRLTTPPPRLEEIGVSPEEFQEDTSIWHFRVIEYWKQMKSVIQRNSFRNVMDMNSQLGGFATALNGKDVWVMNVAPVHVSAKLKIVYDRGLIGTVHDWCEAFSTYPRTYDLLHAWAVFSDIEERGCSAEDLLIEMDRILRPNGFVIIRDKPSVINYIRKFVTALKWDDWLSEVEPRVDALSSGEERVLIARKKLWDD; encoded by the exons ATGAAGCACAGGAATGACGTCAGCTTCCCCAAGTTGCTCAAGTCCGTTCTGCTCGGCCTCACTGTGTGCCTGGGCCTCCTCTGTTTCTACTACGGCTGGTCCTTCGCTCCGGGCTCCCGCCGCTCCGACCACGAAGAATTCGACCCGGTTTTCGGTGGGTCCCTCGCCCATCGTCGTCGCCGCGAGGCCGAGGCCGAGGCCGAGCCCCCCAAAAGCATTCCT ATTTGTGATATGCAATTCTCGGAGTTGATACCTTGTCTCGATAGAAACCTCATTTACCAGCTGAAATTGAAGGTAAATTTGACACTTATGGAGCATTATGAACGGCATTGTCCCCCGCCGGAGCGGCGGTACAATTGCTTGATACCACCACCGTTAGGATACAAG GTCCCGGTGAGATGGCCTACGAGTAGAGATGAAGTGTGGAAGGCCAACATCCCCCATACGTCTCTTGCAGAAGAGAAATCGGATCAGAATTGGATGGTTGTGAATGGTGACAAGATCAATTTCCCCGGCGGAGGGACACATTTCCATACTGGAGCTGATAAGTACATTGTTGCTCTTTCCAAG ATGCTTAAGTTTCCTGATTTTAAGTTCAACAACGGTGGAAATATTCGCAATGTTCTTGATGTGGGTTGTGGAGTTGCAAGTTTTGGGGCGTATCTTCTTTCTCATCATGTCATTGCCATGTCCCTTGCTCCTAATGATGCGCATGAGAATCAGATACAATTTGCATTAGAGAGGGGGATTCCAGCAACCCTTGGTATCTTGGGTACAAAAAGACTTACTTATCCTAGCAGATCATTTGAGCTGGCTCATTGCTCACGCTGCCGGATAGATTGGCTTCAAAGAGATGGAATCCTCTTATTAGAGCTTGACAGGTTACTAAGACCTGGAGGGTATTTTGTGTACACTTCTCCTGAAGCGTATGCTCATGATCCTGAAAATCAAAAGATCTGGAATGCTATGTCTGATCTTTCAAAAAGAATGTGCTGGAAAGTTGCAGCCAAGAAAGATCAGAGTGTTGTATGGGCCAAGCCACTGACTAATAGTTGTTACTTGAAGAGAGATCCTTCGACCCAACCACCTCTGTGCAATTCTGATGATGACCCAGATGCAATTTGGAATGTGAGCATGAAGACGTGCATTTCTCAATATTCTGCAA AGGTGCATAGGGATAGAGGAAGCAGACTTGCCCCTTGGCCTCAGAGGCTTACGACACCACCCCCTCGCCTGGAGGAAATTGGTGTCAGTCCTGAAGAATTCCAAGAGGACACT AGCATATGGCATTTTAGAGTCATTGAATACTGGAAGCAGATGAAGTCTGTCATACAGAGAAATTCATTCAGAAATGTCATGGATATGAATTCACAGCTTGGTGGATTTGCTACTGCCTTGAATGGAAAAGATGTCTGGGTTATGAATGTTGCTCCTGTCCATGTATCTGCCAAATTAAAGATTGTTTATGATCGGGGCTTGATTGGAACTGTTCATGACTG GTGTGAAGCGTTTTCCACATACCCACGTACATATGATCTTCTACATGCATGGGCAGTATTTTCAGATATTGAGGAACGTGGATGCAGTGCAGAGGATCTATTGATTGAAATGGATAGGATACTGAGACCCAATGGGTTTGTCATCATAAGAGACAAACCCTCTGTTATAAACTATATCCGAAAGTTTGTGACTGCCTTGAAGTGGGATGACTGGTTATCAGAAGTTGAACCTCGAGTTGATGCTCTTTCCTCAGGTGAAGAGAGAGTTTTGATTGCAAGAAAGAAGTTGTGGGATGACTAG